Part of the Leptolyngbya sp. BL0902 genome, CCAGACCTTGTTCAAGGGTCCTAGGCATCATGCCGCTTTCCCAAGGAGACCTCCGCACTATGACCCGTCGCTGGATTTTTGGGCTGTTGAGCCTCGCTCTGATTGTTACCCTCGGATGGGCGCACTATCCGGCCCAGGCCACACAGCCCCTGCAACCCCTGATTCAGGTGGTAGGGATGCCTTCGCTGCCCCCGGTAGCCGACCTAGAACCCCGCAAAGCCCTCGAGGCTGGCCCCACTGACTTCAAGCCCCCTATTCTTGCCCAGGATACCCTGCTAGCTCAGGCGGCCCCGCGCCAGGTGATGGCCCTCGCCGATCCCAGCAACTATGGAGATCGCTTTGCCACCGATGTCCATGGCAACCCAGTGACCAACGAGTTCATTGCTGTCCTCCACGAAACCGTGGGTTCTGCCCAGAGCGCCATTAACCTCTTTCGCACGCGCCATAGCCGCGATGCCGACCAGGTCAGTTACCACACTCTGATTGGCCGGGATGGCACTATCTACTACATCGTGCCGCCCGAAAAGCGGGCCTTTGGGGCAGGAAATTCGGTGTTCAACGGCCCTAACGGCCCCGAAACCGTGCGGACAAATCCCAACTTTCCCCCCTCGGTGAATAACTTCGCCTACCACGTTTCCCTCGAAACCCCCGGTGATGGCATGAACAACCGCCGCAGCCACAGCGGCTACACCCAGGCTCAATATATTTCCCTGGCTTGGCTCCTGGCCCAAACCACCATCCCCGACAACCGCATCACCACCCACCAAGCCGTAGATCGGTCGAATAACCGTATGGATCCGCGCAGCTTCAATAGCCAGCAGTTGTTTTCCCTGCTGCGCCAATATCCCACCCGCGCTGGACTCTCTGGTTAGTGAACTGGGGCTGTGGTCTGGCCCTGTATTGCCCTAGTTATCTGGCCCAGTGAATGGTGCGCTTTTCGACTAGGGCAAAGCAGCCGTACAGCAGAATGCCCATGGCGGCGAGGGACAAAATCGCCAAAAACGCCAGGGCCACATTAAAGCTGGCGCTGGCGGAGACAATCACATAGCCAATGCCCCGATCCGAGGCCACGGTTTCAGAAATCACTGAACCAATAAAGGCTTGGGAAATGGCTACCTTGAGGGAGGCAAACAGGTAGGGGAGGGAATGGGGGAAGCCCACCTTCTGAAAGATTTCCCAGCGGCTGGCCCCTAGGGAACGGAGGACATCCTGCATTTCGGGCTCTACGGTGGCTAGCCCCGCCGCCACATTCACCACAATGGGAAAAAACGCCAGGGTGAAGGCGGTGATGATGGCGGGCACTGCGCCAATGCCAAACCAAATCGCCAGCAGCGGCACCAGCGCCACCTTGGGAATGGTGTTAAAGCCCACCAGCAAGGGATACAACACCAGGTAAGCCAAGCGGGAGTAGCCGATTAAAAAACCCAGCACAACGCCGAGGCCCAGACCCATGAAAAATCCAGCCAGGGTGGTGCTGAGGGTGGTGAGGCTGTGCCGCCAGATGGTGTTTCTGTAGGTTTGGGCGGCTTCCCACACATCGCTGGGGGCGGGCAGCAAAAACTGGGGAATCTCGAAGAGGCGGGTGGAGGCTTCCCAAACCAGCAGCAGCAACACCGTGGCAATGGCGGGCAGCACGTAGGCCGCCTGCTTGCGCTGGAGATAGCGGTTAAACGACTGGGCAAACGACGACATCAACGGCGACACAACACGCAACCTCCCTTCTCCTATGGTCAACCCTAGCCTTGATGCTATGGGAGGATGACCGAACAAACGGCTCAATGCGGACAATCGGTCTCCTGGGGGTATTGTCGCAGAATCGTTGCCCAGGGACAGTGGGTCGGTAGGTGAGGGGGTGGGTAGATCGCAAATGTCCTGGTTTGCTGCAACTTGCCCTTGTTCTCAGACTCTCACCCTTGGGGCGAAAGCCGCGCGCCTGGAATGGGTCGGCTCAAGGGTCTAGCTAACCAAGGTCTAGCTAACCAAGGTCTAGCTAACCAAGGTCTAGCTAACCAAGGTCTAGCTGACCAAGCCATGCTCTAGGGAAAAGCGGACAAGTTCGGTGCGGCTGTTGGTTCCGGTTTTGCTGAACAAACGACTGACGTACTTCTCCACATTGCGAACGCTGGTATCGAGACGGCTAGCAATTTCTTTGTTCATCAGCCCCTCGGCGACCAAATCCAGCACGCTCTGCTCGCGGGGGGTGAGGTCAATATTCACGTCGGAGACCATTTTTATGACACCGCCCTTTTGGGTCAGCATGGCCTTGATCTCCTCAATTTGGCGGGCCATCACGGCAATGTCAGGGAGGTCTCCAGTGTCGGGGCTTTGGGCGGCACGGCGTTCGATTAAATTGCCCACCACCGCCACCAATTCCTCCGGGTCAAAGGGCTTGGAGAGGTAGGCATCACAGCCCGAGTTGTAGCCCTGGATGCGGTCTTTGGTCATGCCTCGGGCGGTGAGGAACACCACGGGCAGGCCCTTGAAGCGCACATCCTCTCGCACCTGGGCCAAGAAGGCGTGGCCATCTACCTGGGGCATCATAATATCGGAGATCAGCACGTCGGGGGTGGCCTCCTGGAGCAGCGCCCAACCTTCCTGGGCATTGCTGGCGGTGCGGACGACGAAGCCGCTGTCCTCTAGATAGGCTTGCACGGCTTCCCGCAGACCGGGCTCATCATCAACCAGCAAAATGTTTCCAGTGTAGTCAGACATGGCGGTAGGGGGCTGCATGGGATCAATGCCCAATGTAACCTGGAATGCCGGGGACAACGCCGCCGGAGACGGTAGAAATATGCCCCCTTCTGGGGTGGGGTTTTACGCCCGCCGCAGGTACGTTAGAAGCCTAACCAGCTCTTGGTCGGAGGGTAGGGAGGCATTGGCGCACTCTGGAATAGGGCTTTTCGCTCTGCACGCCTTTGCGGCTTGCATCCCTTTGCGCCCTGCATAAAAGCGAGGATCAACCGTCCTAAACGGGAGGATATTCGCTAGAGTAGGGACACAAGCCGTCATCGCGATATGAGCGATTACACACCGCCTACGGACGGCCTGAACAATAGCCCAGGGCATGGCCCATGGTAAAGCAAAGCCGAACATGAGGGGCGCGGGATGCTATCAAAAGGAGGGCGTATGGGCGGAATAGGATCGCAAACGGTCTGGATTGCCGCCGCCTTGGCCTTGGGGGGTGGCGTAGGCTGGGCAGGGCATCACTACGTGGATCATCTCACGGCTACTGAGATGGTCGAGATAGCTCCGACGGAACCGGAGTCTTCCCTGGCGACCCTATCCCTACCCGCCGAGCCAGTCCCGGAACCCACGGCGTCTACCAATTCCTTAGCCATTGTCGCCTCTAACTTTATTGCGGCGGCGGTGGAACAGGTGGGGCCAGCGGTGGTTCGCATTGATGCGGAGCGGTCGGTGTCCCAACTAAACCCCGAAACCTTTAACAATCCCCTGTTTCGCCGCTTTTTTGGCGAAGAAATTCCCCCAGAAATGGTGCCCGACCGCCTAGAACAGGGCACCGGGTCGGGGTTTATCCTTAGTGCCGATGGCCGCATCCTCACCAATGCCCACGTGGTAGACGGCACCCGCACAGTGAAGGTGACGCTGCGCGATGGCCGCACCTTTGAGGGGCAGGTGGTGGGCGTAGATTCCGTCACCGATGTGGCGGTGGTCAAAATTGAGGCGGAGGATCCGCTGCCGACGGTGCGCCTGGGCAGCACCGCCAACCTGTCCCCCGGTCAGTGGGCCATTGCCATTGGCAACCCCCTTGGGCTAGATAACACCGTTACCGCTGGCATCATCAGCGCCATTGGCCGCACTAGCAACCAGGTGGGTATCCCCGATAAGCGGGTGCAGTTCATCCAAACCGACGCGGCTATCAATCCGGGCAACTCCGGTGGCCCGCTGCTGAACGACCAGGGCGAAGTGATCGGCATGAACACCGCTATCCGCGCCAACGCCCAGGGGCTAGGCTTTGCCATCCCCATCGAAACCGCCAAGCGCATTGCCGACGAACTCTTTGCCACCGGAGAGGTGCAGCATCCCTTCCTGGGTATTCAGATGGTAGAACTCACCCCCGACACCATCGCCGAAATCAACGCCCAGCAGCAAATGAATATTCCCCTCGATGAATCCGGTGTGCTGATTGTGCGCGTGTTGGAAGGCAGCCCTGCCCAAGCCGCCGGACTACAACCCGGAGACATCATCCAGCGGGTCAACAATCAAGAGGTTAGAACCCCCACGGATGTGCAAAGCCAGGTGGAATCCAGCCAAATTGGTCAAGACTTAGCCATCGACATCCACCGCAACGGCACCG contains:
- a CDS encoding peptidoglycan recognition family protein; this translates as MTRRWIFGLLSLALIVTLGWAHYPAQATQPLQPLIQVVGMPSLPPVADLEPRKALEAGPTDFKPPILAQDTLLAQAAPRQVMALADPSNYGDRFATDVHGNPVTNEFIAVLHETVGSAQSAINLFRTRHSRDADQVSYHTLIGRDGTIYYIVPPEKRAFGAGNSVFNGPNGPETVRTNPNFPPSVNNFAYHVSLETPGDGMNNRRSHSGYTQAQYISLAWLLAQTTIPDNRITTHQAVDRSNNRMDPRSFNSQQLFSLLRQYPTRAGLSG
- a CDS encoding ABC transporter permease — encoded protein: MSSFAQSFNRYLQRKQAAYVLPAIATVLLLLVWEASTRLFEIPQFLLPAPSDVWEAAQTYRNTIWRHSLTTLSTTLAGFFMGLGLGVVLGFLIGYSRLAYLVLYPLLVGFNTIPKVALVPLLAIWFGIGAVPAIITAFTLAFFPIVVNVAAGLATVEPEMQDVLRSLGASRWEIFQKVGFPHSLPYLFASLKVAISQAFIGSVISETVASDRGIGYVIVSASASFNVALAFLAILSLAAMGILLYGCFALVEKRTIHWAR
- a CDS encoding response regulator transcription factor; the encoded protein is MQPPTAMSDYTGNILLVDDEPGLREAVQAYLEDSGFVVRTASNAQEGWALLQEATPDVLISDIMMPQVDGHAFLAQVREDVRFKGLPVVFLTARGMTKDRIQGYNSGCDAYLSKPFDPEELVAVVGNLIERRAAQSPDTGDLPDIAVMARQIEEIKAMLTQKGGVIKMVSDVNIDLTPREQSVLDLVAEGLMNKEIASRLDTSVRNVEKYVSRLFSKTGTNSRTELVRFSLEHGLVS
- a CDS encoding HhoA/HhoB/HtrA family serine endopeptidase is translated as MGGIGSQTVWIAAALALGGGVGWAGHHYVDHLTATEMVEIAPTEPESSLATLSLPAEPVPEPTASTNSLAIVASNFIAAAVEQVGPAVVRIDAERSVSQLNPETFNNPLFRRFFGEEIPPEMVPDRLEQGTGSGFILSADGRILTNAHVVDGTRTVKVTLRDGRTFEGQVVGVDSVTDVAVVKIEAEDPLPTVRLGSTANLSPGQWAIAIGNPLGLDNTVTAGIISAIGRTSNQVGIPDKRVQFIQTDAAINPGNSGGPLLNDQGEVIGMNTAIRANAQGLGFAIPIETAKRIADELFATGEVQHPFLGIQMVELTPDTIAEINAQQQMNIPLDESGVLIVRVLEGSPAQAAGLQPGDIIQRVNNQEVRTPTDVQSQVESSQIGQDLAIDIHRNGTDQALAVKPTAMPAELR